The sequence CATCAACTTGGCTTGGATTATAAGCAGGGCGAGCGGACAGAGGCGACACAGGACGATATTGTGTTTTTGAGAAACGATGGCTCGGCTTATGGCAGCGAGGCCAATTTCTTCGTGAAGACCGATGTGGATAAGAATCTCCAAGAGGCGATGTATTACGCGCTAATCGATAAGACCGCCCTATACGAGAACGTGATGATCGATTCCAATGGCAATCCGGATTTTCTCGACGAACGGCTATGTGCCAATGGTCGAGCCGTGATCCGGAAGGACAAACTGCGCATCAAACGAGGAAGGAAATTGGTGCCCATTGAATCCAAGACCATAAACCTGCCATCGCTGGAGGAGCTGGATGGACTGATCTTCGCCTTCATCACTCGACGCAACACAATCATGCCGTTCGCCCAGCGATTGACCCCAGAGCAGGGCGTCATGGCTTATCTCTGGGGCGAATCCACCCACAGTTTTGCCACGGTACCAGCCAAGGCGGGTGAGTCCGTGCGCATCGTAGGAACCGACGATTTCATCATCGGTTCCGAAGCCCGTAAGGTGAATCGGTTCTATAATATCATCATGGATCTGGTAGAAAAATATCCGGGGAAAGTCCAATTCTTCCAGTACAACACTGGTGGTGTCGGTGAAATTTTGAACGAATATGTTGAGAACGGTGTCAAGAAAAAGCAATTGGTCCGCAAGGTCACCCGCGTTCCCATCGATCTCATGGCAGCTATTCAGCGTGGCGATCTGCGGGGTTCGAATAGATATCAAAAGGGGATTTTCGGTACTGAAGAGATTGTGTATTGCGAGGGCTACGATCTCGATCAATATAATCCGTTTAAACTTTACTCGCGGGAACAGATCGATGCTTATTTAAAAGACATCGTCGAGGGACGGCGCAAGTTCACCGAGCGCATTGCCAATCAAGGCTTGAAGCCGGAGATCATCAAAATCGCCGAGGAATCGTTCCAAATTGCCAAATCCTCTGAGCCGAGGAAAGTCTTTATTCCCGATACGACCCAATCTGAGGCAACGACTATTTCAACACCTAAAACTTGGGTCAGCAAGGTGCGGCCGCCGAGGCCAGTGGGATATTAAATTGGGTTCATCGCATTTTCGGACAGACTTTAAATACTGCTTGAACGAAAACTCCCTTTTTTATCATTTTGGCCCGTCAATTGGCCTTTGGCGTGGATCTAAGGGAATGAATGGGTAAAGATTGTCATTGTGAGCATCCGCCGATTGGCCATTACCGTCAACTTGAGCTCAAAAAATGTTAAAACCGTTAAAATGGTTATTGAAAACGATCTGAGTTCGTCAATAATGCCCGGATTAATTCGGGCATCAATGACAATTAATAGGAGTTGCTGACCGTTTCAGAGGTATCCGAAAACAAAATATCCGATGCGGACGCTAATAGTCCCTTGGCTGATCGCTCAAAATAGCATTTCATTCTTAAGTTGACGCCAATAGCCAGTTGTCGAATGAGAATGACATTCTTGGTTCAAATTTAAAGGTTTTCTTTTAGGCACGAAATTGGCTATCGAGATATAGATCTGGTTCAATAAAAAGTCTCAATTTTGTTCCTAGGCCATATCAGCTTTTTGGAAATTTCATTCATTTCTTTTGTGCACTACTCCCCAGCGCAGAAAGGATAATCAGCAGGAAGCCGATCCCTGTCCCAATTAATCCACCCTTGATCTCATGGCTGGTGATGCGCTTTACCAGAAAGCCCCCCAGCTTCTGTTCGATCGAAATATAAGTGAACACTACCATCAAGATCCCCAGCGCAGCTAAAGTCATCAGAAATACTTTAAACCAGCCGAGCGGGAGTCCTTTTCGGTACCAGAAAAATAATAGCAGGACGATAACCGCAAACCCAGGGATCAACCAGAGCGGCGCGGCCTTTTGTGCAAAAAATAATCCGCTTCCAATGATCTTCTTGCCACTGCAACTTACTTCCAGCCAGGGCAGAAAAAAGCAGATGAGGATCAAGATCGCTCCAGCAGGAGACAGCCAAATTGTCAGATTGGGTCGAATAGAATCAGTTTTCGATTGTTTCATATCCACCTTTCATGATAAATTGATCCATATTTTTGCAAGGAATTTTCAATTCGGGTTTGCAACCACTTCATTCGAGGCAGTTTGATAGATTATCACCGCCATCATAGGAAATAAAATTCACTTCACCAGGCATGAAAAGCTCTCAATGGTTTCATTCTGAGATCATTTCATATTCTGTGATGCAAAATTATAGCAAATTTTCACCGAATTGTCAAGCGATAAACTTGTCTTTGCCTCCGTCTGATAGCTTAGCTGATAAAAATAGTTGTTGCGAACCGAGCAAAGTTTTCTTATATTTCATCGCCAATAAATTTGGGATCAACCGCATTAGGCACGGATTATCCGCATGGAAGTAAAAAACACAAAATACCTGATTGTTTTGTTCGAAGTCATATCCCTCATCGTGCTGACGCTGATTATATCCTATTTCAAATTAGACTTCAAAGTTCAGGAGCTGTTTTATCGTGCTGGTTCAGAGTCAGCTTGGTATCAAAAGGATAGTCTCGGTTGGAGGATCGCCTACCATTATGGAACACTGCCCGCGATCCTTTTGACATTTTTTGCGTGTGTGGGGCTTATTTTGAGTTGGATGAGATCGAAAATGAGAACGCTGCGGCGCCATTTTCTTTTTATCATCTTAACTCTTGCGATCGGCCCAGGTTTGGTGGTCAATGCAATACTGAAAGATCATTGGGGGCGACCTCGCCCGCGCCAGGTTCAGGAATTTGCTGGAAAATGGGAATTCAAGGAGATTTGGGAACCGGGTACCCCAGGCAAAGGCAAGTCATTTCCATGCGGACATTGCTCCATGGGATTTTTTTTCATCACCTTGTACTACTTTTGGAAGCAAAGACGCCGGGCATTGGCTTACGGAAGTTTATTGTTTAGCCTGGTACTCGGTATCTACATTGGTTTAGCCCGCATGGCCCAGGGCGGTCATTTCCTCTCCGATGTCGTCTGGTCTGGAGGGCTCACCTATTTAACGGCCGCAATTTTATTTTATTGGGGGTTGAAGATCCCGGAGCATGAGGTCCAATCTGCCGAAATCGCCCATGAATCAAAGCGCAGCCCTGCCAGCCCCAAAAAACGATTGCTTATAGCCATTGCCGGTCTTCTCGCAACGGCGATCTTGATCTTCATCTTTCTGTTCTCCAAGCCGTTCTATCGAGAGTCAGTTCATTCGGTCAATAAAGAAGGGTTGTTTAAAATTGTCAAACTCCATCTCGCGCTAAATCGCGGCGATATTATCGTACGAAGCGGCCGCTTTGATCAAGCTATTCGGATCAAAACCATTGCCCAGGGATTCGGTTTTCCGAAATATCGGTACCAAAGTGAATTGTTCCAGAGAACGATTGGAGATACGCTGTCGGCAATATACATGGTTAACTTGAGAGGGCTGTTCAACGAACTTGATGTTCAGACCGTGGTACAGATCGATTCGCTTTATCCAATTCAGATTTCAGGGGGCAGCGAGAAGGGCAGTTTAATGTTCGAAGCCCCAAAATTTAAATCAAATGAATGATCGCAGCAGAAGACTGACCCAGGGTTTAACCGCATCATGCGATCGCACATTCTGAGTCAATGATCATAAAGATGTCCTTTGCCAAATTTTGACGCTACAAGAATTTCCTGAGCGTACTTTCTGAACATGAACATTTGTGATCGGAATTTTCGATTCGAAATCGACATCAAGATCATCTGAATAAGCCCCAATCATGCTTTTTAGTTTTCCAATTTTCGATTATGCAAGCGATTCTGTTGATCGAATGAGTTCCTTTGTCATTGCGGAGTTGAGACTGAATCCAAGGCACGATCTCATTCGCAGAGCGATCACCAAAAGAAGGAATCATTATGACTGAAAATCTTTCCCAAACTGAATTGAAACATCTGATCGGCTCGGTATTCTCCTTGCGTGAGGAGGATAAAAACTTGGCGATCCTTGTGGACGTTCCAGATCAAATCATACCTGATAATCCAGAGTGGCGAAGGCGTCGAGAACTGGCCTCAGATTGGCATTGGAAATTGAACCAGGCAAAGAACGAACTGGGTCTGGAACGTGTTGACCTGATCTTTTATCCGAACGTGCACAGCAACAACGCAGATCTGCCAGCCAAAGCCTTTTTCTACGATGGCGATGTTTCATCGCTAGATGGCTCAACTTTATCGGCCCTCGGGCAGCCGTTCGAGTTCGAATCCCAGCTCGCTCGATATCAGATAATTTTGGCGCCGACTGAGTTTTCCACAACCGCGCCATTGAAACTGTTAGCTAAAAAATATCATTTTCGCGCGGCGACCATGCCGGGCTTTTCTGCTGCCATGATCCCGGCGCTCAAATTAGATTACAGGGAGATCAATCGGCGTGTCGATCAAATCAAACAATATCTTGATAAATCGATTGGGGTAACGATGGATTTTGCCTTGAGGACTGGTGAGCAGTATCAGGTCTATTTCGATCTGCGCTATCGGACGGCGCATGCCAGCGCTGGTCGCTTTCCCGAGCCAGGCGTGGCTGGTAACTTACCCAGTGGCGAGGCCTATATCGTTCCTTATGAGGGCGAAAAGGGCGAGCCCAGCTTATCCCATGGCATCCTCCCAGTTCAATTTGGCGATGAAATTGTGCTCTACCGCATCGAGGAGAACATCGCTTGCGAGGTGATAAGCACAGGTGCTGCCTCCTCTGTGGAAGCTCAAAAAATTAAAGCTGAACCCGCCTATGGCAATATCGCTGAAATCGGCTTCGGCGTTCTGGGTGATTTCGGCGTGAAACCGATCGGCGAGATTTTGCTCGACGAAAAATTGGGGCTGCACATCGCCTTTGGCCGCAGCGATCATTTTGGCGGCGCCGTCGGCGTGAAAAGCTTCACGGCTCCCGATAAGGTGATCCATATCGACCGCATTTACATTCCTGAAATACAGCCTGAAATCGTTCCCGCTAAAGTCCAGCTCCAATTCGATGACTCCAGCGCACTCGTTATCATCGCCCAGAGCGAATACCAAATTTGGACTTGAGCAACGGCCGGCGGCAACTCACGGTTAACTCTGTTAGTTGAATCGTCCGATGCTGGAAATCTTCTGGCATCGGATGATCATCGACTTAGAATCTGCACTTCTTTTATGCAACCATCCAATCTTTCGACTTCTGTCTCAGTCACCCCGTGATTGTCATTGAAATGTAAAATTTTTTTTTAGCCAAAAATAATTATTGACTCTTAAGAAAAAATTTTTTTTATTTGCAGCTTTAAAATTTGGAGCAGCTATGTTGAATGAAACTGATACCGTCTGGAACGGCTCAATCACTACCCCGCGTGGCTATCGCGCATGCGGTGTGCGCTGCGGGATCAAGCAGCAAGGTCTGGATTTAGCTTTGCTGGTCAGCGAGATCCCAGCGTCAGTTACGGCCATGTTCACCAGCAACCGGATCAAGGCCGCTCCGGTTATCCTCAGCCAAAAGCTGGTTCAAAGGGGTCTCGCTCAGGCGCTGGTGATCAATAGCGGCAACGCCAATGCCATGACCGGCGAACGGGGGCTGGCGGACGCCAAGCTCATGACCGAGCTAGTCGGAAACGCGCTCAATCTCGACCCCTCCTTGGTATTGGTTGCTTCAACCGGCGTGATCGGCCACTACTTGCCCATGGACTTGATTCGTTCAGGGATTGCAGAAGCCAGTCAGCGTCTCTCTCCTACTGGGGGTGATGAGGCGGCTCAAGCGATCATGACCACCGATACCCGGCCCAAACATTTCGCCATCACATTCGAGATCAATGGCCAGATATGCCACATTGGCGCGATAGCCAAGGGCAGCGGCATGATCCATCCTCAGCTTGCCACCATGATTGCCGTTTTCACTACAGATGTCGCCATCACTTCCGAGTTACTTCAAGCAGCATTGGCCGAAGTCGTCGCCGAAACGCTCAATGCCTTGACTATTGATGGAGAAACCAGCACCAATGACTCAGTCTTCATGTTCGCAAATGGCCTGAGTGGCAGTCCAATTATCGATTCCAGAGGCGAAAACTACCAGAAATTTTTATCCGCATTGCGAGCGATTTCTATGGCCATCACCAAAGAATTAGCTGCGGATGGCGAGGGCGCCACGAAATTGGTGAGCGTCACGGTTCTAAAAGCAGCCACTCGAACAGAGGCGTTTCGGGCGGCGAAAGCCATAGCTAATTCGCTCCTGGTAAAAACCGCTATCTTTGGTCAAGATCCAAACTGGGGACGGGTGATTTCCGCCGTGGGCGCATCGGGTGTAATACTTGTACCCGACCAAATCACGATCAAATTTGCAGATATTCCTGTGGCGCAGAACGGCGCAGCGATCGCTTTTGATCGCGCTGCCATGAAAAAAGCTCTCCAGCAACCCGAGATCAGCATTTCCGTCGCACTCGGTGCCGGCGAGGCTTCTGCTACGGTTTACACCTGCGATCTCACCTATGATTACATCAAAATCAACGCGGAGTATCATACATAAATTTGGCATCGAGAGAATCGCGACAAGGGAAACTTGGTGACGAGCTAAAGCGATCGTTTTGTGACCAAAAGACAGTAAATTGAAATCATCTTTTATATCGCAAACCGAAAGAACATCAGTTCGGAACCGAAAGCGATTTTCTATTTCATTAGACATTGCAAGCTATCGAGCATGAAGGGAGTTCATGCTTTTTCTTTTGGTGCAGTTGCTGAATAATTTTTTTTGACGTTTGTTTGATCAACTATTCTCTGGAGCATTCCTCATGAAACGCATTGGAATTATCGGCGCTACCGGATATACCGGAGAAGAGCTATTGCGGAAATTAGCACACCATCCAGAGATCACGGTGAGCTTCGCCAGTTCTGAACAAGAACAAGGACAACCAATACGAAAGGTATTTCCGCACCTTCCGCACTATCGTGATAGGATCTTTTGTTCCGCTCAACAAGCGATAGCTATTCCAGTGGACCTCGTATTTCTATGCCTTCCTGCAGGCCAGTCGGCAAAATGGGCCAGGCCTTTCTTAGAGAAATCGGTCCGAGTGATCGACCTGGGTGCCGATTTTCGATATGACACGGCTTCGAGCTATGAACATTGGTGCGATTCTCCACATCCAGCCCCAGAGCTGCTTCATGATGTGGTTTATGGTCTCCCAGAATGGAACCGCGAAAAGATAAAAACAGCGGCGATCGTCAGCAATCCAGGCTGTTATCCGACAACGGTTTTGTTGGCTGTCATTCCATTGCTCAAAGCAGATGTCATCGCAAACGATCAGATTATTGTAGATTCAAAATCAGGGGTTTCAGGGGCTGGCGCTACGCCCTCAAAAACGACGCATTTTGGGGCAATTCACGAGAACTTTAGCCCATATAAGCCGGGACGGACCCATCGCCATGTGGGAGAGATGGAACAGGAGTTATCAAAAATAGCGGGTCGAACGATGCGGGTGATATTCACCCCGCATCTTGCGCCCATGTTTCGCGGCCTGTTCTCCACGATCTATGTTCACCTAAAATCGGCTCTAAAACAGTCGGAGCTGATCAAGCTGCTCAGCGAAGCCTATCAGAACGAGCCCTTTATCCAAGTCTTGGACCAGGCTTTACCAGCTTCAAAAATGGCCAATCATTCCAATTTTTGTTTCTTGAGCGCTGCCACAGTCCCAGATTCCGATCTAGCGATCATCTTTTCCACCGTCGATAATCTGGGCAAGGGCGCCAGTTGGCAGGCAGTCCAAAATATGAACATCATGTTAGGTTTTCCAGAAACCATGGGGGTATTATGAATCGAAGCAAAATCTTGTTGAAGATTGGAGGCAAAGCGTTCGATGGCGAATCCGCCTATCAGGAGCTGGCTCAGGAGCAATTGCTGCTCAAAGATATCGCTTTCATTATTGTCCATGGCGGCGGCGCCGAAATTTCCCAGGCGCTAAAAGCAGCCAATCGGCAATCGGTATTCGTCGATGGCCTTCGAGTGACCTCTGCTGAGGACATCGCCATCGTCGAACAGGTGCTGTCTGGAACGATCAACGAGCGGATCGCACGGCTGTTAAGCCGAAACGGCCTGAGTTGCCGTCGATTGTCTGGGAAAACTGAGGGCTTGTTGCTCGTAGAACCGATGCGCCGCAATGGTAAAGATTTGGGATTTGTCGGCCGAATCAAGCAAGTGAACCCATCGCCGGTGCTGGAGAGTCTGAATCAACATCGGGTGCCGATTATTTCGCCCATTTCTGCCGATGAGGCTGGTGACAGCTATAATGTCAATGCCGATAGTGCCGCAGCGGCCATCGCTTCAGCATGTCAATGCGCGGGTCTGATCTATTTCACCGACGTCCCCGGTGTAAAAGTTGGAGACAAAATATTGTCTCAGATCAATTATTCGCAAGCCAAGAAGCTCATTGCTGATGGAGTTATCAAGGATGGCATGATCGCCAAACTCGAATCGGCCTTCGAGGCATTGCTGAACCACGTGCCCTGGGTCCATATCACTTCTTGGCAGGGCCCTGGCACACTGCGCAATTTAATTGAACGACGGGCAAAATCTGGAACGACAATTTATGGATAAAAAGATGAATGCAAAACAGATTATAGAAGCCGAGCATCGGGTCCATTTGCAAACCTATGCCCGCTCCGAAGTGGTGTTCAGCCATGGGAAAGGGGTTTATCTTTATGACGTCGCAGGCAAAGCATATTTAGATTTTGTAGCTGGGATCGCCGTGAATGCGCTGGGTCATTGCGACCCACAACTTCAGCAGGCGTTAACAGAACAAGCGGCCCGGCTCTGGCATTGCTCCAATCTTTACTATTCAGAACCCCAGGTGCGATTGGCCCAACTCTTGGTGGATCACTCCTTTGCGGATAAAGTTTTTTTCTGTAATAGCGGGACAGAAGCCATCGAGGGCGCGATCAAGATCGCCCGAAAATGGGCCACCGTGAATAGGGGCAAAGACAGTCATGAGATCATCGCATTCAATCGTTCGTTTCATGGCCGCACCATGGGCGCGCTTTCGGCAACCGGCCAGCCAAAATATTGGGAGGGCTTTGAACCGATGCTTCCCGGCTTTCAATTTGCAACTTTCAACGATCTGAACGATGTTGAGTCGCGCATTGGCCCAAAGACGGCGGCAATCATGGTGGAACCGGTCCAGGGCGAGGGAGGCATTCACCCCGCTGAGCCAGAGTTCTTGCAGGGTTTAAAAGAACTCTGTCGCAAACAACAATGCTTATTGGTGCTGGATGAAATCCAATGCGGTCTGGGACGCACTGGAAAATTTTTCGCCTATGAACATTATGGCATTGAGCCAGACATTCTCGCTCTGGCGAAACCCCTTGCCGGGGGCTTGCCCATGGGCGCGATCCTCATGACCGATGCGGTTGCCAGCGCGATCAAAACTGGGGATCATGGCTCTACTTTTGGCGGGGGACCGTTGGTGGCTCACGTCGCTGCCCACACGGTTTCCAGAATTCTTGGACACGGCTTGCTTCAGCAAGTGGCACACAATGGCCGCTATCTCATCTCCCAATTGGCTGAGCGTCTATCTCCATTTGAAGAAGTTACTGCCATTCGAGGTCTCGGCTTAATGATTGGCATCGATTTCAAACTGGATGTTAAACAGGTCATTGCCACCTGTCTCAATAACGGATTGATCGTCGCACGAGCTGGAGAAAGCACTTTGCGCCTCACTCCGCCGCTTATTATCGAACGGAACCACATTGATGAAGCCATCGATAAGTTGGTTCAGTCCATTCAAATTGTAAGAGGGAAAAATGGTTCGAAGAGCAAAAATTAAAGATGTCCCCCAATTAGTAAAAATGGTTAATCAATACGCCGCCAAAGGGGAAATGCTAGCGAGATCGTTGTCTCAGGTCTACAATTCTATTCGGGACTACGTGGTCATCGAGGATAATGGGCAGGTGATCGCCTGCGGTGCCTTGCATGTCGTTTGGGAGAATATTGCTGAACTGCGAACCGTGGCTGTTGCACCGGGGCGGACCGGACAAGGATTGGGTCGGCAGATAGTCGAATTTCTTATCAAAGATGCCTATGAGCTGGCATTGCCTCAAATTTTCACGCTGACCTATAAACCGGGCTTCTTTGAAAAATTCGGATTTGTCCGCGTGGATAAAAAAGAATTGCCCCATAAGGCCTGGCAGGATTGTCTCAATTGTCCCAAATTCCCAGAATGCGATGAAGTCGCGCTGATCAGATCCATGCAATAACGACAGCTTTTCTAAAGGAGTCACATGACCTGTCGCAAATCAGACTTCTAAAAAAGACATGACTCTCTCATTTGTTTTCGCTGGCCGCTCAGCGGGTTGGAATTTCATAATTCTTCACAATATTCACTCAAATGGACAACCAAGAAATGAGTGTTTGTTGCTCCTGGGAATGCAGGAGTCCTATGGATCCAAAGGTCTAAGGAAGCCAGCATTCGAAGGCATTTGATCACAGGAGGGACTGCTTATCGCAATGACTTATTCTGTGGAATCGGTAGGAATTGAATCGTACGAAAACCTCGCTGGCTGAAATCACATAGGATGCAAGATTTGTGACTGCGGATTCAAAACGGATCTGTTGGAGGTCATCTTCTTTCAAGCGTTATTTGCTTTCGAATTGCTGAAGCAATTATCAACTCATTCGATACCATCTGGATGCACAACAATGACCTCAACCCCTTTCTGACTGGCCAAAATTGCAGCGCTGGAGCTTATATCAGTATAGACCAAAAAATGTTCCGGAGTTCCGGCCCCGAAGTCCAGTTCGCGTATTGGCAAGCGGGTTAGATTTGTGACAATCATCCCCTGAGTGGGGTGTCGCAAATGAATTTTTGCCATTGCGTTCAGCCCATGCTGAAGACGAAAAGAATTGAGCGTTTGCACTGACCCCCAAATATAGGGAGGCTTGATTTGATTCACCGACTTTCGGATCAATGCCGCCAGCTCAGCCTCAGAAGCGCGCTGCAATTCATCGCGAGAGATCGATGCTGTCGCGAAACATAGGGCACACCCAAAATAATTTCTTGGGAATTCGGGGAGCAACCTTCGAATATCGACTGGACAGGTTATGTAGCACCTATTGACATTAGATCCATTAAACCATTGCGGCAAATAGCGTTTCCATAAGTGCGCCATAATCACATCGTTTTCAGTGCATTGGATTTGACATGTTTGTTTCGCAGCCGCTAATTGTGTTCTAATTTCATCCTCACTGATAAAAAGGCGCTCCTGATTTTGCTTCGAAGCTTTGGAGTCGCGCCTCGCCGCGCCAAAAAATAAGCCACATCGAGTATATATGTCCTCAGCAGTGAGAGGTTGTTCAGCCTGACTATTGGGGTTTAGCACCGTCCGATCGAGATGGGGCGATACAATTGGCTCACGCCGATAAATGCGCGCCCAACTGGAGAGGAAATGAAAATAGCTGAATCCATCCACCAGCGCGTGAGAGAGGCTGATCGCCAGAACCGAGCGCTGCGGCGTCTGCGTGAGCGTAATTCGCGACATCGGTTCCCCCTCGATAGTCTTCACCGGTGCAATGTATTGGTCGATCTGATCCGATGGCGCAAATTCTCGGCGGGACATCACGACATCAAAGCTCAGCCCACCATCGGTCAAGAAAAACTCCAAATCCGACGCCCGCCTGGCTCTCAATTGACTCTGCAATATCGGAAAATGACCTAACGCCTCAATCAAACTGGCCTGCAAAATCTTCGCGTCTAATCTTTGAGAATAAACAAACGCAAAGGTGATCGGCTGAGAACCTTCACCTGTAAAGAGATAATCAATTGGACTGAGTTCAATCGCTTCCATAATTGCTCCGAATTGATACAAATCGCCACACGCTCCGATTTGTGGTCCATTGCCGCTTTTATTATCGATGAAAAATTCAGCCTTTCGGTCCGCCTCAATCACAGGCGCGTTCCCCCAAGGGATTGCATGGCGAAATCCTGTCATTCTGAGGCACGAAGCACCGAAAAATCTTTTCAATAAGCCCAGACATTCTAAAAAAAAAGAAATGAATCTTCGCTCCCCACAGTCGCTCAGAATAAAATTGGAATTTTATTTTGACCTTAAATCACGTTTGCGGGCTTGAAGAGATGACTTGAAATTTAATTCTTGCAAAAAAAGGCACTCGGTCGAGATGGCCGAACCATAGCCAAGGACAATTTTACAGCTCTGGATACCCCGTAATGGCTTTAATTTCTTCATAGAGCGGCCTGAGGTGCTGATACATTTTTTTATAGACCCGATGATATAGGGCATCGTATATTCGAGCGTGTTCTGGTTTTGGTTCAAAAGCATCACCAATTCTGGTCATTTCCCGCACCGCAGTCGCGAAGTCAGGATATACCTTCAATCCGACGGCGCCATCGATTGCCGCTCCCAGTCCTGATGTTTCGTAGACTTTTGATCGGCTGGCAGGAAGATTAAACACATCGGCAGTGATCTGCATCGCCTGGTCGCTCTGCGAGCCGCCGCCGGAGACGCGCACCTCGGTGATCTTCACCTTGGATCGCGCCTGAGTCCGCTCTGTCCCTTCGCGCAGCGCATAGACCAATCCCTCCAAAATCGCCCGATACAGATGCGCGCGACCATGAACATCGCCAAATCCGATCACCGCTCCTTTGGCTTCAGGTCCAGGAATTTTCACCCCGGGCGCCCAGTACGGCTGCAACATCAATCCCATCGACGCCGCGGGAATGTCGGAGATCAATTGGTCAAAAAGCGCCTCTGGTGCAACATTATTTTTCGAGGCCAACTCTCTCTCGGGATGACCGAATTGATCTTTGAACCAACTGACCATCCAGAACCCCCGAAAAATTTGGATCTCGGTATTGTAGGTCTTCGGAATGGCGCTGGGGTACGGCGGAATAAAGGGGATCACTTCAAGGTATCTCGAAGTCATAATCGAGGTTGTGCAGGTCGTCCCATAGCTGAGGCACGCGATGTTGGGTGTTATGCCGCCGACGCCCAAAATCTCGCATGCTTTGTCCGCTGCCGCTGCGATTAACGGGATCCCTTCTGGGATACCAGTGGCTTTGGCCGCCAATTTCGAGATTTGGCCCAGCTCTTGTGCCGGCTCGACCAACTCTGGCAACTTCTCTAACTCGATGGGAAAGAGTCGCCGATTTAAATGCCCTTTATCAGCCCATTTCATCTTTCGATAATCAAATGGCACATAACCCA comes from candidate division KSB1 bacterium and encodes:
- a CDS encoding phosphoenolpyruvate carboxykinase (ATP), translated to MQLMSDVVYHEEEYRRFYENLLPLLNGPNIKHVDLKDLKKPALETGVRTKFGSYGWRSAMSSRLGGKTVYLGSKNVWLPNPTDVQKNLIENAPEQLHKVLYYMRTLPFVHLRRQMGDNSEFNPICNLYMSVADPKNYRIAYMWGNTMFKPSKRPGPEFIMIHIPEEHQIRQQVLALPEYNLNICLGSDYMGEDKKGFLRQAMWWADEHGMLGLHSGTKTVYVRDVKTNKIKVYGVFLFGLTATGKSTWSCHQLGLDYKQGERTEATQDDIVFLRNDGSAYGSEANFFVKTDVDKNLQEAMYYALIDKTALYENVMIDSNGNPDFLDERLCANGRAVIRKDKLRIKRGRKLVPIESKTINLPSLEELDGLIFAFITRRNTIMPFAQRLTPEQGVMAYLWGESTHSFATVPAKAGESVRIVGTDDFIIGSEARKVNRFYNIIMDLVEKYPGKVQFFQYNTGGVGEILNEYVENGVKKKQLVRKVTRVPIDLMAAIQRGDLRGSNRYQKGIFGTEEIVYCEGYDLDQYNPFKLYSREQIDAYLKDIVEGRRKFTERIANQGLKPEIIKIAEESFQIAKSSEPRKVFIPDTTQSEATTISTPKTWVSKVRPPRPVGY
- a CDS encoding phosphatase PAP2 family protein produces the protein MEVKNTKYLIVLFEVISLIVLTLIISYFKLDFKVQELFYRAGSESAWYQKDSLGWRIAYHYGTLPAILLTFFACVGLILSWMRSKMRTLRRHFLFIILTLAIGPGLVVNAILKDHWGRPRPRQVQEFAGKWEFKEIWEPGTPGKGKSFPCGHCSMGFFFITLYYFWKQRRRALAYGSLLFSLVLGIYIGLARMAQGGHFLSDVVWSGGLTYLTAAILFYWGLKIPEHEVQSAEIAHESKRSPASPKKRLLIAIAGLLATAILIFIFLFSKPFYRESVHSVNKEGLFKIVKLHLALNRGDIIVRSGRFDQAIRIKTIAQGFGFPKYRYQSELFQRTIGDTLSAIYMVNLRGLFNELDVQTVVQIDSLYPIQISGGSEKGSLMFEAPKFKSNE
- the argJ gene encoding bifunctional glutamate N-acetyltransferase/amino-acid acetyltransferase ArgJ; amino-acid sequence: MLNETDTVWNGSITTPRGYRACGVRCGIKQQGLDLALLVSEIPASVTAMFTSNRIKAAPVILSQKLVQRGLAQALVINSGNANAMTGERGLADAKLMTELVGNALNLDPSLVLVASTGVIGHYLPMDLIRSGIAEASQRLSPTGGDEAAQAIMTTDTRPKHFAITFEINGQICHIGAIAKGSGMIHPQLATMIAVFTTDVAITSELLQAALAEVVAETLNALTIDGETSTNDSVFMFANGLSGSPIIDSRGENYQKFLSALRAISMAITKELAADGEGATKLVSVTVLKAATRTEAFRAAKAIANSLLVKTAIFGQDPNWGRVISAVGASGVILVPDQITIKFADIPVAQNGAAIAFDRAAMKKALQQPEISISVALGAGEASATVYTCDLTYDYIKINAEYHT
- the argC gene encoding N-acetyl-gamma-glutamyl-phosphate reductase — encoded protein: MKRIGIIGATGYTGEELLRKLAHHPEITVSFASSEQEQGQPIRKVFPHLPHYRDRIFCSAQQAIAIPVDLVFLCLPAGQSAKWARPFLEKSVRVIDLGADFRYDTASSYEHWCDSPHPAPELLHDVVYGLPEWNREKIKTAAIVSNPGCYPTTVLLAVIPLLKADVIANDQIIVDSKSGVSGAGATPSKTTHFGAIHENFSPYKPGRTHRHVGEMEQELSKIAGRTMRVIFTPHLAPMFRGLFSTIYVHLKSALKQSELIKLLSEAYQNEPFIQVLDQALPASKMANHSNFCFLSAATVPDSDLAIIFSTVDNLGKGASWQAVQNMNIMLGFPETMGVL
- the argB gene encoding acetylglutamate kinase, with product MNRSKILLKIGGKAFDGESAYQELAQEQLLLKDIAFIIVHGGGAEISQALKAANRQSVFVDGLRVTSAEDIAIVEQVLSGTINERIARLLSRNGLSCRRLSGKTEGLLLVEPMRRNGKDLGFVGRIKQVNPSPVLESLNQHRVPIISPISADEAGDSYNVNADSAAAAIASACQCAGLIYFTDVPGVKVGDKILSQINYSQAKKLIADGVIKDGMIAKLESAFEALLNHVPWVHITSWQGPGTLRNLIERRAKSGTTIYG
- a CDS encoding aspartate aminotransferase family protein, with the protein product MDKKMNAKQIIEAEHRVHLQTYARSEVVFSHGKGVYLYDVAGKAYLDFVAGIAVNALGHCDPQLQQALTEQAARLWHCSNLYYSEPQVRLAQLLVDHSFADKVFFCNSGTEAIEGAIKIARKWATVNRGKDSHEIIAFNRSFHGRTMGALSATGQPKYWEGFEPMLPGFQFATFNDLNDVESRIGPKTAAIMVEPVQGEGGIHPAEPEFLQGLKELCRKQQCLLVLDEIQCGLGRTGKFFAYEHYGIEPDILALAKPLAGGLPMGAILMTDAVASAIKTGDHGSTFGGGPLVAHVAAHTVSRILGHGLLQQVAHNGRYLISQLAERLSPFEEVTAIRGLGLMIGIDFKLDVKQVIATCLNNGLIVARAGESTLRLTPPLIIERNHIDEAIDKLVQSIQIVRGKNGSKSKN